One stretch of bacterium DNA includes these proteins:
- a CDS encoding DMT family transporter, with translation MTQISPFRLYGILLIGVVVLGGSAILIRLAGEAPPMAIAAYRMLGGAGLLLGFTARGIGPAWRGLSRRERALWLASAFALAFHFSFWIESLRHTSVASSVILVTMNPIFAGLGGFFLLGEREAPALWAGVFCTFLGGVILIGTDAYAWAGSGYGNLLALAGAAMASVYLLCGRRLRGRIALGPYITVCYGLSGLLLAGGGWMAGQPLRGFSAETWLLLLAMALGPTLLGHTSVNFALRYLSSGKVALIIVGEPLVASVLAWWVLAEPLTAVRAASGALMLAGIVWGSRSNG, from the coding sequence ATTTCGCCGTTTCGCCTTTACGGCATCCTGCTGATCGGCGTCGTTGTGCTGGGCGGGTCGGCCATTCTGATCCGGCTGGCCGGAGAGGCCCCGCCGATGGCGATCGCCGCCTACCGGATGCTGGGCGGGGCCGGGCTGCTTCTCGGTTTCACCGCGAGGGGGATAGGGCCGGCCTGGCGGGGCCTGTCCCGCCGCGAAAGAGCGCTTTGGCTCGCCTCCGCCTTTGCGCTCGCATTTCACTTCAGCTTCTGGATCGAATCTCTGCGCCACACCTCTGTGGCGAGTTCGGTCATCCTGGTGACGATGAATCCGATATTCGCCGGGCTCGGCGGTTTTTTCCTTCTCGGGGAGCGGGAGGCGCCCGCGCTGTGGGCGGGGGTTTTCTGCACCTTCCTGGGAGGCGTCATCCTGATCGGGACGGACGCGTATGCCTGGGCGGGGAGCGGCTACGGGAATCTTCTCGCGCTGGCCGGAGCCGCCATGGCGTCGGTCTATCTGCTTTGCGGAAGAAGACTCAGGGGACGGATCGCGCTGGGTCCCTACATCACCGTCTGCTATGGGCTGAGCGGTTTGCTGCTGGCGGGCGGCGGCTGGATGGCGGGGCAGCCCTTGCGCGGATTTTCGGCCGAAACGTGGCTGCTTCTGCTGGCCATGGCGCTGGGGCCGACCCTGCTCGGCCATACGTCGGTCAATTTTGCGCTGCGCTACCTCTCCTCGGGGAAGGTGGCCCTCATCATCGTGGGCGAGCCTCTGGTGGCCTCTGTTTTGGCCTGGTGGGTGCTGGCAGAGCCCCTGACGGCGGTACGCGCCGCCTCGGGGGCGCTCATGCTGGCGGGAATCGTCTGGGGCAGCAGGTCAAATGGCTGA